A DNA window from Pedomonas mirosovicensis contains the following coding sequences:
- a CDS encoding M28 family metallopeptidase translates to MMMKNLSAALLLLAGTALSATAHAQAANNPAPISPERLSQDTKTLASDAFQGRAPGTAGEKITIDWLVGQLKAIGLAPAGPKGSWTQQVPLVKTQVKSGTMQASLNGAVTPLAQGREIYVSTVRPTDQVKIDNAPMVFVGYGVTAPERGWDDFKGMDLKGKVAVFLVNDPDFEAPADADATGKFGGRRMTYYGRWTYKYEEAARRGAIAALIVHDTPGAGYGWETVAAPAGENYDIVRADPTSRVLLQGWLEGAAAERLFASVGQDLKALRAKARQKDFRPVPLAGVTFSADLAIDQTRVMSHNVLAKIPGTKRPDEAILYGTHWDAYGIGAPAADGSTVRAGANDDALGVAGLLEIARAFKAGPAPERTVAFGFWTAEERGLLGSEAYAVNPVIPASKTVANITLDILNTGGPARDVLLVGNGQNELEDGLARAAAAQGRTVTPEALPERGLFYRADHLSLARRGVPTLLFMAISGAPDLVEGGRAAGEKWLKDYMACYHQTCDRWTPELDFRGAADDVSLAYTIGRDLAQSNRWPEWKPGSEFGPIRAESLGKK, encoded by the coding sequence ATGATGATGAAGAACCTCTCCGCCGCCCTGCTCTTGCTCGCGGGCACGGCCCTCTCCGCCACGGCTCATGCCCAAGCTGCCAACAACCCGGCTCCCATCAGCCCCGAGCGTCTGTCGCAGGACACGAAGACCCTCGCCTCCGATGCGTTTCAGGGCCGCGCGCCGGGCACGGCGGGCGAGAAAATCACCATCGACTGGCTGGTCGGGCAGCTGAAGGCCATCGGCCTCGCCCCCGCCGGTCCTAAGGGCAGCTGGACCCAGCAGGTCCCGCTGGTGAAGACGCAGGTGAAGTCCGGCACCATGCAGGCCAGCCTCAATGGCGCAGTCACGCCGCTGGCGCAGGGCCGCGAGATTTACGTCAGCACCGTGCGCCCCACCGACCAGGTGAAGATCGACAATGCGCCGATGGTGTTCGTCGGTTACGGCGTCACCGCCCCCGAACGGGGCTGGGACGACTTCAAGGGCATGGACCTGAAGGGCAAGGTCGCCGTGTTCCTGGTCAACGACCCGGACTTCGAGGCCCCCGCCGATGCCGATGCCACCGGCAAGTTCGGCGGCCGCCGCATGACCTACTACGGCCGCTGGACCTACAAATATGAGGAAGCCGCGCGGCGCGGAGCCATCGCCGCCTTGATCGTGCACGACACGCCGGGCGCGGGTTACGGCTGGGAGACGGTGGCGGCCCCGGCCGGCGAGAATTATGACATCGTGCGCGCTGACCCAACCTCGCGCGTGCTGCTGCAAGGCTGGCTGGAAGGCGCGGCAGCCGAACGCCTGTTCGCCAGCGTCGGCCAGGACCTGAAGGCGCTGCGCGCCAAGGCCCGCCAGAAGGACTTCCGGCCGGTGCCGCTGGCCGGCGTGACCTTCTCCGCCGACCTCGCCATCGACCAGACGCGGGTGATGAGCCACAATGTTCTGGCCAAGATCCCCGGCACCAAGCGCCCGGATGAAGCGATTCTCTACGGCACGCACTGGGATGCCTATGGCATCGGCGCGCCTGCCGCCGATGGCAGCACCGTCCGCGCCGGGGCGAACGACGACGCGCTGGGCGTTGCCGGTCTTCTCGAAATCGCCCGCGCCTTCAAGGCTGGCCCAGCGCCTGAGCGCACCGTCGCCTTCGGCTTCTGGACCGCCGAGGAGCGCGGCCTCCTCGGCTCCGAGGCCTATGCGGTGAACCCGGTGATTCCGGCCAGCAAGACCGTCGCCAACATCACGCTCGATATTCTCAACACCGGCGGCCCTGCCCGCGACGTGCTGCTGGTGGGCAACGGCCAGAACGAGCTGGAGGACGGCCTCGCTCGCGCCGCCGCCGCGCAAGGCCGCACGGTGACGCCCGAGGCCCTGCCCGAGCGCGGCCTGTTCTACCGCGCCGATCACCTGTCGCTGGCGCGGCGCGGCGTGCCGACGCTGCTGTTCATGGCGATCAGCGGCGCGCCGGACCTGGTGGAGGGAGGACGCGCCGCCGGTGAAAAATGGCTGAAGGACTACATGGCCTGCTATCACCAGACCTGCGACCGCTGGACGCCCGAGCTGGACTTCCGCGGCGCGGCGGACGACGTTTCGCTCGCCTATACGATCGGGCGCGATCTCGCCCAGTCGAACCGCTGGCCGGAATGGAAGCCGGGCTCCGAGTTCGGCCCGATCCGCGCCGAAAGCCTTGGGAAGAAATAG
- a CDS encoding fimbria/pilus outer membrane usher protein has translation MAKTRNPSLSRSASHAVLALAVAAALGAPSAWANGDAQDLQAALLEVRLNGQPQGEAALFARDDAGVVYASKASLEAWRMRAISSRTVVLDGETYYALDGVDGLKATVDETTQSLNISAAATLFNANNAKLDGRETGPMTKSAWGGFLNYDIYAQHGEGETDVSGFFEAGLYSPHGYGTSRFLMPGNRGEAGLVRLETNWSIDDPERMRSLRIGDGITRGGIGGAPLRFSGVQFARNFAVQPGFITLPMPTIGGSAALPSTVDVYVNNALRGSQDVPAGPFQITDVPVMTGTGDVRLVVRDALGRETVTTQSYYASTKILREGLHDYSYEVGFLREDYARRSNSYGDFVVSGTHRYGFTDWLTGEAHLEATADQRMASLSAGTLWPGVGVFTVSAAASQGDKGTGGMVGLGFESLWRDVSFGARTELTTRNYDYVGLASDRHAVAQTTQVYAGVPTSFGSVNLNYLYRDSRDDSDVQMAGASAMFRIGDVGSLNLTAQKSLSGQKNTMLGAYFSIPLGPRRTASTRVQHTGGKTTLGASFQQNLPEGEGVGYRAEVDRGADERLYGQFSYQTDFGRYDVEATRANGKAAVRATVSGSVGLIEGEVFTARRLEQSFAAVKVGEVKNVRVYAENQPVAKTNSKGVAIIPRLRPYEKNTLRIEQADLPLDLASGAFEKTVRPYNRSGVIVKFTAKQSHGAMMTVLQADGTPLPAGAKVRVADGREEFAVAPGGITYVTGLGKNTPLQATWGEQSCTFTVSLPETDDPQPDLGEVQCKMIG, from the coding sequence ATGGCGAAAACCAGGAATCCCTCACTCTCGAGAAGCGCTAGCCATGCCGTTCTTGCGCTCGCCGTTGCCGCTGCTCTGGGTGCGCCCAGCGCATGGGCCAACGGCGACGCGCAGGACCTGCAGGCGGCCCTGCTTGAGGTGCGCCTGAACGGCCAGCCCCAGGGCGAGGCCGCCCTGTTCGCCCGCGATGACGCCGGCGTTGTCTATGCGTCCAAGGCCAGTCTTGAAGCATGGCGGATGCGGGCCATTTCGTCCCGCACCGTCGTCCTCGATGGCGAGACCTACTATGCCCTCGATGGCGTTGATGGCCTGAAGGCCACGGTGGACGAGACGACCCAGAGCCTGAACATCTCGGCGGCCGCTACTCTTTTCAACGCAAACAACGCCAAGCTCGATGGCCGGGAAACCGGCCCGATGACAAAATCGGCCTGGGGCGGCTTCCTCAATTACGACATCTACGCCCAGCACGGCGAGGGCGAGACCGACGTCAGCGGCTTTTTCGAAGCCGGGCTCTACTCGCCCCATGGCTATGGCACCAGCCGGTTCCTGATGCCTGGCAACCGGGGCGAGGCTGGTCTCGTGCGTCTGGAAACCAACTGGTCGATCGATGATCCGGAGCGGATGCGTTCGCTGCGGATTGGCGATGGCATTACGCGCGGTGGCATCGGCGGCGCGCCGCTGCGGTTTTCCGGCGTGCAGTTCGCGCGGAATTTCGCGGTGCAGCCCGGCTTCATCACCTTGCCGATGCCAACCATCGGCGGCTCGGCGGCGCTGCCCTCGACGGTCGACGTGTATGTGAACAATGCCCTGCGCGGCAGCCAGGATGTGCCGGCGGGTCCGTTCCAGATTACCGATGTGCCGGTGATGACTGGCACGGGCGACGTGCGCCTGGTGGTGCGCGATGCCCTGGGGCGCGAGACCGTCACTACCCAGTCCTACTACGCTTCAACGAAGATCCTGCGCGAGGGCTTGCACGACTACTCCTATGAGGTCGGGTTCCTGCGTGAGGATTATGCGCGCCGCAGCAACAGCTATGGCGACTTTGTCGTATCGGGCACCCATCGCTACGGCTTTACCGACTGGCTGACCGGCGAGGCTCACCTGGAGGCGACGGCGGACCAGCGCATGGCAAGCCTTTCGGCCGGCACGCTGTGGCCGGGCGTTGGCGTGTTCACGGTTTCCGCCGCGGCCAGCCAGGGCGACAAGGGCACTGGCGGCATGGTGGGGCTGGGCTTCGAGAGCTTGTGGCGCGATGTAAGCTTCGGCGCGCGCACGGAACTGACCACGCGCAACTACGATTATGTCGGCCTTGCATCCGACCGCCATGCCGTGGCGCAGACGACCCAGGTTTATGCGGGCGTGCCGACCAGCTTTGGCTCGGTCAACCTCAACTACCTCTACCGCGACAGCCGTGATGACAGCGACGTGCAGATGGCCGGCGCGAGCGCCATGTTCCGCATCGGGGATGTCGGCTCGCTTAACCTGACGGCCCAGAAATCGCTCAGCGGCCAGAAGAACACCATGCTCGGCGCTTATTTTAGCATTCCGCTGGGCCCGCGCCGCACGGCGTCGACCCGCGTTCAGCACACCGGCGGCAAGACGACCCTGGGTGCCTCCTTCCAGCAGAACCTGCCGGAAGGCGAGGGCGTGGGCTATCGCGCTGAAGTCGACAGGGGAGCGGATGAGCGGCTCTACGGCCAGTTCAGCTACCAGACCGATTTCGGCCGCTACGATGTGGAGGCCACCCGCGCCAACGGCAAAGCCGCCGTGCGCGCCACCGTTTCCGGTTCGGTCGGGCTGATCGAGGGCGAGGTGTTCACCGCCCGCCGGCTGGAGCAGAGCTTCGCCGCCGTCAAGGTGGGCGAGGTGAAGAACGTGCGAGTCTATGCCGAGAACCAGCCCGTGGCCAAGACCAACAGCAAGGGCGTGGCGATTATTCCCCGCCTGCGCCCCTATGAGAAAAACACCTTGCGGATCGAGCAGGCCGATTTGCCGCTCGATCTTGCCTCCGGCGCGTTTGAGAAGACGGTGCGGCCATACAATCGCAGCGGCGTGATTGTGAAGTTTACGGCCAAGCAGTCGCACGGCGCGATGATGACCGTGCTGCAGGCAGACGGCACGCCGCTGCCGGCGGGCGCGAAGGTGCGCGTGGCGGATGGCCGCGAGGAATTTGCGGTGGCGCCCGGCGGCATCACCTACGTGACCGGCCTTGGCAAGAACACGCCGCTTCAGGCGACCTGGGGCGAGCAGAGCTGCACCTTCACCGTCTCGCTGCCGGAAACCGATGACCCGCAGCCCGACCTGGGAGAAGTTCAATGCAAAATGATCGGCTGA
- a CDS encoding fimbrial biogenesis chaperone, with protein sequence MARMTAMRGCLLATAVIAGSLAALLPGKAALAGSFQVNPVNINLPADKATAALTIRNEDDAPLSVRISAFAWTQENGADVYTPTKDVLATPPIVTIPAKGSQTVRVGLRKRDTSAERTYRVIVEEIPQQIEGKTAVQMVLRLNLPLYALPKTEGKSELSWSAWRDTDGNMVVEGRNSGSLHEQVLELNAKTASGKSINLSKTMGVVLPGSARQWKIGKPEGLTPGASFQLVTKTAHGENQESLTLEKR encoded by the coding sequence ATGGCTCGAATGACTGCGATGCGCGGCTGCCTTCTGGCAACTGCAGTAATCGCCGGCTCCCTTGCGGCCTTGCTTCCGGGCAAGGCCGCCCTTGCCGGCTCTTTCCAGGTCAATCCTGTGAATATCAACCTGCCGGCCGACAAGGCGACGGCAGCCCTGACGATCAGGAACGAGGACGACGCTCCGCTCTCAGTGCGGATTTCAGCCTTTGCCTGGACGCAGGAAAACGGCGCGGACGTGTACACGCCAACGAAGGATGTACTGGCAACGCCGCCCATCGTGACCATTCCCGCCAAGGGATCGCAGACGGTTCGCGTCGGCCTCCGCAAGCGCGATACGAGCGCGGAGCGTACCTACCGCGTCATCGTCGAGGAAATTCCGCAGCAGATCGAAGGCAAGACTGCCGTTCAGATGGTGCTGCGTCTCAACCTGCCCCTGTATGCCCTGCCCAAAACCGAGGGCAAGTCGGAGCTGAGCTGGTCAGCCTGGCGCGATACCGACGGCAACATGGTGGTGGAAGGCCGCAACAGCGGTTCGCTGCACGAGCAGGTTCTGGAACTGAACGCCAAGACCGCTTCGGGCAAGAGCATCAACCTGAGCAAGACCATGGGCGTCGTGCTGCCCGGCAGCGCCCGGCAATGGAAAATCGGCAAGCCCGAAGGGCTGACCCCCGGTGCCTCTTTTCAGCTGGTGACGAAAACCGCCCATGGCGAAAACCAGGAATCCCTCACTCTCGAGAAGCGCTAG
- a CDS encoding arylesterase encodes MLMGYGLFKQLLAPLVLGAALVSAGAPATAAPSPAPKEPQRLILAFGDSLTAGYGLPATDGFTRQLEDALKSQGLNVRVHNAGVSGDTTSGGRSRLSWVLSSMKQKPDLVILELGANDALRGIDPKLTRANLDAILTELKSQNLPVLLAGMYAPRGLGATYYKAFDAIYPELAKKHNVALYPFFLDGVAADPALNQRDGIHPNKAGVAVIVKRLAPHVRRALQGSGARVAR; translated from the coding sequence ATGCTCATGGGATACGGCCTGTTCAAGCAATTGCTGGCCCCGCTCGTCCTTGGCGCGGCACTTGTGAGCGCGGGCGCACCTGCCACGGCTGCCCCCTCGCCTGCGCCCAAGGAGCCGCAGCGCCTCATCCTCGCCTTCGGGGACAGCTTGACTGCGGGCTACGGCCTTCCCGCCACCGACGGCTTCACCCGCCAGCTGGAAGACGCGCTGAAAAGCCAAGGCCTCAACGTGCGGGTGCATAACGCGGGCGTATCGGGCGACACCACCAGCGGCGGGCGCAGCCGCCTCAGCTGGGTGCTGTCTTCCATGAAGCAGAAGCCGGATCTGGTCATCCTCGAGCTGGGCGCGAACGACGCCCTGCGCGGCATCGACCCCAAGCTCACCCGCGCCAATCTGGATGCCATACTGACCGAGCTGAAAAGCCAAAACCTGCCGGTGCTGCTGGCGGGCATGTATGCCCCGCGCGGGCTGGGCGCGACCTATTACAAGGCGTTCGACGCCATCTATCCCGAGCTGGCGAAGAAGCACAACGTTGCCCTCTACCCCTTCTTCTTAGACGGCGTGGCAGCGGACCCGGCGCTCAACCAGCGGGACGGCATCCACCCCAACAAGGCGGGCGTAGCCGTGATCGTCAAGCGCCTCGCGCCGCATGTGCGCCGGGCACTGCAAGGCTCGGGAGCCCGCGTCGCGCGGTAG
- a CDS encoding Csu type fimbrial protein gives MQNDRLMFGRLARRGAVAAVTLLLLGCGWSACAAAATCSVSSPGVAFGGYDPLASAPTDGVGNIAVSCDGVASYTIALGPGGGDFTSRAMTNGSSALQYNLYTSPLRTTVWGDGSGNTGTVSDTATGGNYAVYGRINERQNVTAGTYSDTLTITITY, from the coding sequence ATGCAAAATGATCGGCTGATGTTCGGGCGGCTGGCGCGGCGCGGCGCGGTTGCGGCGGTTACGCTCCTGCTGCTTGGGTGCGGCTGGTCGGCCTGCGCCGCTGCGGCTACCTGCTCGGTCAGCTCGCCGGGCGTGGCATTCGGGGGATATGATCCGCTGGCCTCCGCGCCGACCGACGGTGTGGGCAATATTGCCGTGTCGTGCGATGGCGTTGCCAGCTACACCATCGCCCTGGGGCCGGGGGGCGGAGATTTTACCTCCCGCGCCATGACCAATGGCAGCAGCGCGCTGCAATATAATCTTTACACCAGTCCGTTGCGGACCACGGTGTGGGGCGATGGCTCGGGCAACACTGGCACGGTTTCCGATACGGCGACGGGCGGCAACTACGCCGTTTACGGCCGGATCAACGAGCGCCAGAATGTGACGGCGGGGACGTACAGCGATACGTTGACCATCACCATCACCTACTGA
- a CDS encoding Csu type fimbrial protein, producing MRDARKFAYSNKALVALCGAALMLGVAGSANAATGTNNLTVNATVASTCTVSAGTIDFGSFDVTDATAEEATGTVNVKCTNGTPWTLYANAGAGQTATVDARRMTGGAAGTDTLQYQLYTDTYTTAWGDGVSSTVTGAFTGTGTGVDQTQTIYGRIPAGQTASGGGYTDTVVMTVSY from the coding sequence ATGCGTGACGCACGTAAGTTTGCTTATAGCAATAAAGCTCTGGTTGCCCTGTGTGGCGCGGCGTTGATGCTCGGCGTTGCCGGCAGCGCCAATGCTGCGACCGGCACGAACAACCTGACGGTCAATGCGACGGTCGCCTCGACCTGCACCGTTTCGGCTGGCACGATTGACTTCGGCAGCTTCGACGTGACCGACGCCACCGCTGAAGAGGCCACCGGCACCGTCAACGTGAAGTGCACCAACGGCACGCCCTGGACCCTCTATGCCAATGCCGGCGCCGGCCAGACGGCGACCGTGGATGCCCGCCGCATGACCGGTGGCGCGGCTGGTACGGATACCTTGCAGTACCAGCTGTACACCGACACCTACACCACCGCCTGGGGTGATGGCGTCAGCTCGACCGTGACGGGTGCTTTCACCGGCACCGGCACCGGCGTCGACCAGACCCAGACGATCTACGGCCGCATTCCGGCGGGCCAGACCGCCAGCGGCGGCGGCTACACCGACACGGTGGTGATGACCGTCTCCTACTAA
- the thpR gene encoding RNA 2',3'-cyclic phosphodiesterase: MRLFVGIDPPDPIKVLLLSAMGGISGARWQRDDQLHLTLRFIGEVDRHMAADVAAALSGVHHPEITISLQGTDVFGKSGRPDTLWVGVTPEEPVKVLHNKVDQSLARVGLVPEKRQFKPHITIARLGARIGALSGFLEESGGLTSPPFTVKDFCLYESRLTHEGANYTILERYPLGDNGWLAGETEDMEEAGPEMGGGTGED, from the coding sequence ATGCGCCTGTTCGTTGGCATCGACCCGCCCGACCCCATCAAGGTCCTGCTGCTGTCCGCCATGGGCGGCATCTCCGGGGCTCGCTGGCAGCGGGACGACCAGCTGCACCTCACCCTCCGCTTCATCGGCGAGGTGGACCGCCACATGGCGGCGGATGTGGCCGCCGCCCTCTCCGGCGTGCACCACCCGGAGATCACCATTTCCCTGCAAGGCACGGACGTGTTCGGCAAGTCCGGCCGGCCCGACACCCTATGGGTGGGCGTGACGCCGGAAGAACCGGTCAAGGTGCTCCACAACAAGGTGGATCAGAGCCTGGCCCGTGTCGGGTTGGTGCCGGAGAAGCGGCAGTTCAAGCCGCACATCACCATTGCGCGACTGGGCGCGCGCATCGGGGCGCTGAGCGGCTTTCTGGAGGAGTCCGGCGGCCTCACCAGCCCGCCCTTCACGGTGAAGGACTTCTGCCTTTACGAGAGCCGCCTCACCCACGAAGGGGCCAACTACACGATCCTCGAGCGCTATCCGCTGGGGGACAACGGCTGGCTGGCCGGAGAGACTGAGGATATGGAGGAGGCCGGACCGGAAATGGGGGGCGGAACCGGAGAGGACTGA